In one window of Onychomys torridus chromosome 5, mOncTor1.1, whole genome shotgun sequence DNA:
- the Map3k21 gene encoding mitogen-activated protein kinase kinase kinase 21: protein MALPGAEGTADTPRSPARGDSGCSSSGMWAALYDYDARGEDELSLRRGQLVEVLSQDAAVSGDEGWWAGQVQRRLGIFPASYVAPCGPVPPPAPPLPQPCSPVHVDFERLELKELIGAGGFGQVYRATWQGQEVAVKAARRDPEQDAAAAAESVRREARLFAMLRHPNIIQLRGVCLQQPHLCLVLEFARGGALNRALAAAAPDPRAPGPRRARRIPPHVLVNWAVQIARGMLYLHEEAVVPILHRDLKSSNILLLEKIEHDDICNKTLKITDFGLAREWHRTTRMSAAGTYAWMAPEVIRSSLFSKGSDIWSYGVLLWELLTGEVPYRGIDGLAVAYGVAVNKLTLPIPSTCPEPFAKLMKECWEQDPHIRPSFALILQQLTAIEGAVATEMPQESFHSMQEDWKLEIQQMFNELRTKEKMVNPPHTPAAYRCCLTQGPLCAPGTAGPQRSLVLINH from the exons ATGGCACTGCCTGGAGCCGAGGGCACGGCAGACACGCCACGGTCCCCAGCCCGGGGCGACTCGGGGTGCTCCTCCTCCGGGATGTGGGCCGCACTTTACGACTATGATGCTCGCGGCGAGGACGAGCTGAGCCTGAGGCGCGGCCAGCTGGTGGAGGTGCTGTCCCAGGACGCCGCGGTGTCAGGCGACGAGGGCTGGTGGGCCGGCCAAGTGCAGAGACGCCTGGGTATCTTTCCCGCCAGCTACGTGGCGCCGTGTGGCCCGGTGCCGCCGCCTGCGCCGCCCCTGCCGCAGCCCTGCTCACCAGTGCATGTGGACTTCGAGCGCCTGGAGCTCAAGGAGCTGATCGGCGCCGGCGGCTTTGGCCAAGTGTACCGCGCCACTTGGCAGGGCCAGGAGGTGGCGGTGAAGGCGGCACGCCGGGACCCTGAGCAGGACGCGGCGGCGGCAGCCGAGAGCGTACGGCGCGAGGCGCGGCTCTTCGCCATGCTGCGGCACCCCAACATCATCCAGCTGCGGGGTGTGTGCCTACAGCAGCCGCACCTCTGCCTGGTGCTGGAGTTCGCGCGCGGCGGGGCACTCAACCGCGCGCTGGCAGCCGCCGCACCAGATCCCCGAGCTCCAGGCCCGCGCCGCGCACGCCGCATCCCCCCGCACGTGCTGGTCAACTGGGCGGTGCAGATCGCCCGCGGTATGCTCTACCTGCACGAGGAGGCTGTGGTGCCTATTTTGCACCGTGACCTCAAGTCCAGCAACA TTTTGCTGCTGGAGAAGATCGAACATGATGACATTTGCAACAAGACACTGAAGATCACGGACTTTGGGCTGGCGAGGGAGTGGCACAGGACCACCAGGATGAGTGCCGCAGGGACCTACGCCTGGATGGCTCCTGAGGTCATCAGGTCCTCCCTGTTCTCCAAGGGCAGTGACATCTGGAG CTATGGGGTGCTGCTATGGGAGCTGCTCACAGGCGAGGTCCCTTACCGTGGCATCGATGGACTGGCTGTGGCATACGGGGTGGCCGTCAACAAGCTCACACTGCCCATCCCATCCACCTGCCCTGAGCCATTTGCAAAGCTCATGAAAG AATGCTGGGAACAAGACCCTCATATCCGCCCTTCGTTTGCCTTAATTCTTCAGCAGCTGACTGCCATTGAAGGGGCGGTGGCGACTGAGATGCCCCAGGAGTCCTTCCATTCCATGCAGGAAGACTGGAAACTGGAGATTCAGCAAATGTTCAATGAGCTTCGAACCAAGGAGAAG ATGGTGAATCCTCCCCACACTCCGGCTGCTTATCGCTGCTGTCTGACCCAGGGTCCCCTGTGTGCACCTGGCACTGCAGGCCCTCAGAGAAGCCTTGTCCTCATTAACCATTAA